The Aminithiophilus ramosus genome contains a region encoding:
- a CDS encoding glycosyltransferase, protein MFSEVIAIEKVMPTKKFRLLFCSDALLVDGVTSYILHVGTALSRAGHDVAVLGRWAGQGFQRRYRGEGMTVFSCPSPTVGNAWFDAKARAFDPDVILTDSRRSFPLATRLKKVTGRPVVTYFLDHLEKTDRPGRDIASLVRWSDAWAVAEEPIRRSLVEAAPGFPIFRLPRPLDVAVAAAPLPERDPFRIVFFGRLSGYKTPGMFHLLDRIGDLDRAIPGFEIAVVGGGGWRLLRFRALAAKINRRLGRRAVVVAGTQIDPRPWLAKACLVCGGSTSAIEAALSKRPVVCFTGYWFGQVTGDSVDEALACYFGERGGRGHFSDPALFDRIVPEIVGVHERYDRLPADLETIASRLSPHFDSSETIRSFSALMDALSS, encoded by the coding sequence ATGTTTTCGGAGGTGATCGCCATCGAAAAGGTCATGCCGACGAAAAAGTTCCGTCTTCTCTTCTGTTCCGACGCCCTTCTCGTCGACGGCGTCACGTCCTACATCCTCCACGTGGGGACGGCCCTGTCCCGGGCGGGCCACGACGTGGCCGTTCTGGGGCGCTGGGCCGGTCAGGGATTTCAGCGCCGCTACCGTGGCGAGGGGATGACCGTCTTTTCCTGTCCCTCGCCGACGGTGGGCAACGCCTGGTTCGACGCCAAGGCCAGGGCCTTCGATCCCGACGTCATCCTCACCGATTCGCGCCGATCCTTCCCCCTGGCGACGCGGCTCAAGAAGGTGACGGGCAGGCCCGTCGTCACCTACTTCCTCGACCACCTGGAGAAGACGGACCGGCCCGGAAGGGACATCGCCTCCCTCGTCCGATGGAGCGACGCCTGGGCCGTGGCCGAGGAGCCGATCCGGCGCTCCCTCGTCGAGGCCGCGCCAGGCTTTCCCATCTTCCGATTGCCCCGCCCTCTCGACGTGGCCGTCGCAGCCGCCCCTCTCCCGGAGCGCGACCCCTTCCGCATCGTCTTCTTCGGCCGTCTCAGCGGCTACAAGACGCCGGGGATGTTCCACCTTCTCGATCGCATCGGGGACCTCGACAGGGCCATCCCCGGCTTCGAGATCGCCGTCGTCGGCGGCGGCGGCTGGCGCCTCCTCCGCTTCCGGGCCCTGGCGGCGAAGATCAACCGCCGTCTGGGCCGCCGCGCCGTCGTCGTCGCCGGGACTCAGATCGATCCCAGGCCCTGGCTGGCCAAGGCCTGTCTCGTCTGCGGCGGCTCCACGTCGGCCATCGAGGCGGCCCTCTCGAAACGTCCCGTCGTCTGCTTCACCGGCTACTGGTTCGGTCAGGTGACGGGCGACAGCGTCGACGAGGCCCTGGCCTGCTATTTCGGCGAGCGAGGCGGCAGAGGGCATTTCAGCGATCCGGCCCTGTTCGACCGTATCGTGCCCGAGATCGTCGGCGTCCACGAGAGGTACGACCGGCTCCCGGCCGACCTGGAGACGATCGCCTCCCGTCTTTCGCCCCATTTCGACTCGTCCGAGACGATACGGTCTTTTTCCGCCCTTATGGACGCCCTCTCCTCCTGA
- a CDS encoding HpcH/HpaI aldolase/citrate lyase family protein codes for MKLRRTMLYLPGNNPNMLLRGWLFGSDGLILDLEDAVAVHEKDSARILVSRILKEGEFGDCDVTVRINGVDTDLWEKDLEAVVPCGIDGIRVPKVEGPETVRAVDEALNRIEKEAGIAVGTTKICCLLETAQGIWNAYDVAKASPRVDAICPGGEDLTADLRTQRSVEGTELEGPRRRVVLAARAAGIDAFDTVFPRINDDEGLVKETTFIKQLGFDGKSVIHPRQISVIHSVFMPTEKEIDRARRIVAAAKEASERGLGAVSVDGRMVDAPVVKRAVFTLTRAGLFEEVQ; via the coding sequence ATGAAGCTCCGCCGGACCATGCTCTACCTGCCGGGGAACAACCCCAACATGCTTCTGCGGGGCTGGCTCTTCGGATCGGACGGCCTCATTCTCGATCTGGAGGACGCCGTCGCCGTCCACGAAAAGGACTCGGCCCGCATCCTCGTGAGCCGCATCCTCAAAGAAGGCGAGTTCGGCGACTGCGACGTGACGGTCCGCATCAACGGCGTCGATACCGACCTCTGGGAAAAGGACCTCGAAGCCGTCGTGCCCTGCGGCATCGACGGCATCCGCGTCCCCAAGGTGGAAGGACCGGAAACGGTCCGGGCCGTCGACGAGGCCCTGAACCGAATCGAAAAAGAGGCCGGCATCGCAGTGGGAACGACGAAGATCTGCTGCCTCCTCGAAACGGCCCAGGGCATCTGGAACGCCTACGACGTGGCCAAGGCCTCTCCCCGCGTGGACGCCATCTGCCCCGGAGGCGAAGACCTCACGGCCGACCTGAGAACGCAGCGCTCCGTCGAGGGGACCGAACTGGAAGGTCCTCGGCGCCGCGTCGTCCTGGCGGCCCGCGCCGCCGGCATCGACGCCTTCGACACCGTCTTCCCCCGCATCAACGACGACGAAGGCCTCGTCAAAGAGACGACCTTCATCAAACAGCTCGGCTTCGACGGCAAAAGCGTCATCCACCCCCGCCAGATTTCCGTCATCCACTCCGTCTTCATGCCCACGGAAAAGGAGATCGACAGGGCACGGCGCATCGTCGCCGCCGCCAAGGAGGCCTCCGAGCGAGGTCTGGGAGCCGTCTCCGTCGACGGCCGCATGGTCGATGCCCCCGTGGTGAAACGGGCCGTTTTCACCCTCACCCGGGCCGGCCTCTTCGAGGAGGTGCAGTAA
- the citD gene encoding citrate lyase acyl carrier protein encodes MKTAQAGTLESMDCVVSLTEGTAGSGMTVTLSGASAARFGKTMEKTVLETLRQMGAVDAVANVQDNGALDIVLAARVEAAWKRLTGGDRS; translated from the coding sequence ATGAAAACGGCACAGGCTGGGACGCTGGAATCGATGGATTGCGTCGTGAGCCTCACCGAGGGGACGGCCGGAAGCGGCATGACCGTCACCCTCTCCGGGGCGAGCGCCGCCCGATTCGGCAAGACCATGGAAAAGACCGTCCTCGAAACGCTGCGTCAGATGGGAGCCGTCGACGCCGTCGCCAACGTCCAGGACAACGGCGCCCTCGATATCGTTCTGGCGGCCCGAGTCGAGGCGGCCTGGAAACGCCTGACCGGAGGTGACAGGTCATGA
- a CDS encoding COG2426 family protein: protein MEERRGMESFARELFGFFPLEWAVFLTAALPIIELRGAIPMGISLGMAPLEAALISLAGSTMPVPFILLAVVPVFNWLKRTPFLKARIDRLTERTLLKNGGRLERYGAWGLLLFVAVPLPGTGVWTGSLLAALFGMRFRFAFPAVFMGNVVAGILVMALSHGLFSLIRG from the coding sequence ATGGAGGAACGTAGGGGCATGGAGTCTTTCGCCAGGGAGCTTTTCGGTTTTTTCCCCCTCGAGTGGGCCGTCTTTCTGACGGCGGCGTTGCCGATCATCGAACTTCGAGGGGCCATCCCCATGGGGATCTCGCTGGGAATGGCCCCTCTCGAAGCGGCGCTGATCAGCCTTGCGGGAAGCACGATGCCCGTGCCTTTCATTCTTTTGGCCGTCGTGCCCGTCTTCAATTGGCTGAAGAGGACGCCCTTTCTCAAGGCGCGCATCGACAGGCTGACGGAGAGGACTCTGCTGAAAAACGGAGGGAGACTGGAGCGGTACGGGGCCTGGGGGCTGCTCCTTTTCGTGGCCGTTCCCCTGCCGGGGACGGGCGTCTGGACGGGCAGCCTCCTGGCGGCGCTTTTCGGCATGCGCTTCCGCTTCGCCTTTCCCGCCGTCTTCATGGGCAACGTCGTGGCCGGAATCTTGGTCATGGCCCTGAGCCACGGCCTCTTCTCCCTGATCCGGGGGTAG
- a CDS encoding cob(I)yrinic acid a,c-diamide adenosyltransferase, which translates to MSDKEIWITTRGGDRGKTSLGDGTRVDKDHPRVELYGTIDECQAALGLARATACAPELAESILELETDLYGVMGYLALYPGQKEPDAEKLDAIVLKVKNIVGTRFQFVRPGDSPSGAALHMARTVARRAERAAVALFRTEELDERAYAYINRLSDAIYALSLWTDHVCRAGGN; encoded by the coding sequence ATGAGCGACAAGGAGATCTGGATCACCACCCGCGGAGGCGACAGGGGAAAGACGAGCCTCGGCGACGGGACCCGCGTCGACAAGGACCATCCGAGAGTGGAACTCTACGGCACCATCGACGAATGCCAGGCCGCCCTGGGACTGGCCCGGGCCACGGCCTGCGCGCCTGAGCTCGCCGAAAGCATTCTCGAACTGGAGACGGACCTCTACGGCGTCATGGGCTATCTGGCCCTCTACCCCGGCCAGAAGGAGCCCGACGCGGAAAAGCTGGACGCCATCGTCCTCAAGGTCAAAAATATCGTCGGCACCCGGTTCCAGTTCGTCCGGCCCGGCGACAGCCCCTCCGGTGCGGCCCTCCACATGGCCCGCACCGTCGCCCGCCGGGCCGAACGGGCAGCCGTGGCACTCTTCCGGACGGAAGAGCTGGACGAAAGGGCCTACGCCTACATCAATCGCCTCTCCGACGCCATCTACGCCCTCTCCCTCTGGACCGATCACGTCTGTCGGGCCGGCGGGAACTGA
- the citF gene encoding citrate lyase subunit alpha — MALNRAGRDVPSQIDGYGPVIPFMGHDARKPEGNRAGGKLKATFNDRTDKTVKDIKEAIRASGLRSGMTVSFHHHLRNGDYVVNQVIDACAEMGIRDLTIFPTALFGVHKALIPHIKSGVISRIMGSVNGPIGQLASEGGLQSPVVLRSHGGRPRAVIAGDVKIDVAFIAAPSADRYGNLSGRLGRSACGSLGYAVTDADGADCVVAVTDNLIPFPLTPVSINQTKVDFVVVVDSIGDPAGIVSGTTQVTRDPMRLLIAHHAAALIESSPYFKEGLSFQTGAGGISLAVAAYVREVMRKRAIKGSFGLGGITSFFVDMLNEGLFERLMDVQSFDLVAVKSIAENLNHVEISADWYANPWNSGAVVNMLDTVVLGATEVDRHFNANVNTEADGALLHGIGGHQDTASGAKLTIITTPLLRGRIPCVVDDVYTVTTPGSVVDAIVTEFGVAINPLRQDLIDAAKEAGDVPLVTVDELAERARKTSGPMEPVATKDRIIGVVEWRDGSVIDVVRQLDR, encoded by the coding sequence ATGGCGCTCAACAGAGCAGGACGGGACGTCCCGAGCCAGATCGACGGCTACGGCCCCGTCATCCCCTTCATGGGGCACGACGCCCGCAAACCCGAGGGCAACCGGGCCGGCGGGAAACTGAAGGCCACCTTCAACGACAGGACGGACAAGACCGTCAAAGACATCAAAGAGGCCATCAGGGCCTCGGGGCTCCGAAGCGGCATGACCGTCTCCTTCCATCACCACCTGCGCAACGGCGACTACGTCGTCAACCAGGTCATCGACGCCTGCGCCGAGATGGGCATCCGGGACCTGACGATCTTCCCCACGGCCCTCTTCGGCGTCCACAAGGCCCTCATCCCCCACATCAAAAGCGGCGTCATCAGCCGCATCATGGGCTCGGTCAACGGCCCCATCGGCCAGCTCGCCTCCGAAGGCGGCCTCCAGTCTCCCGTCGTCCTCCGCAGCCACGGCGGCCGTCCCCGGGCCGTCATCGCCGGCGACGTCAAAATCGACGTGGCCTTCATCGCCGCCCCCTCGGCGGACCGCTACGGCAACCTCTCGGGACGCCTGGGACGTTCGGCCTGCGGCTCTCTGGGCTACGCCGTCACCGACGCCGATGGAGCCGACTGCGTCGTCGCCGTCACCGACAACCTCATCCCCTTCCCCCTGACGCCGGTCTCGATCAACCAGACCAAGGTGGACTTCGTCGTCGTCGTCGACTCCATCGGCGACCCGGCGGGCATCGTCTCGGGGACGACGCAGGTCACCCGCGATCCCATGAGGCTCCTCATCGCCCACCACGCGGCGGCCCTCATCGAATCGAGCCCCTATTTCAAAGAGGGCCTCTCCTTCCAGACCGGAGCGGGCGGCATCTCCCTGGCCGTGGCCGCCTACGTCAGGGAAGTCATGAGAAAGAGGGCGATCAAGGGCAGCTTCGGCCTGGGCGGCATCACGAGCTTCTTCGTCGACATGCTCAACGAGGGCCTTTTCGAGCGTCTCATGGACGTCCAGTCCTTCGACCTCGTCGCCGTCAAATCCATTGCCGAGAACCTCAACCACGTCGAGATATCGGCCGACTGGTACGCCAACCCCTGGAACTCGGGAGCCGTCGTCAACATGCTCGACACGGTCGTGCTGGGAGCCACCGAGGTGGACCGCCACTTCAACGCCAACGTCAACACCGAAGCCGACGGAGCCCTTCTCCACGGCATCGGCGGCCATCAGGACACGGCCTCGGGAGCCAAGCTGACGATCATCACGACGCCCCTGCTGCGGGGCCGCATCCCCTGCGTCGTCGACGACGTCTACACCGTCACCACTCCGGGTTCGGTCGTCGACGCCATCGTCACCGAGTTCGGCGTCGCCATCAACCCTCTGAGGCAGGACCTCATCGACGCCGCCAAAGAGGCCGGAGACGTCCCCCTCGTCACCGTCGACGAACTGGCCGAAAGGGCCCGCAAAACGAGTGGCCCCATGGAGCCCGTGGCGACGAAGGACCGCATCATCGGCGTCGTCGAATGGCGCGACGGAAGCGTCATCGACGTCGTGCGCCAGCTCGACCGCTAG
- a CDS encoding GntR family transcriptional regulator, whose product MDSPLSPARNTDLRQIVYEKIKEAIVNGIIPPGQRLSEVELADQLAVSRTPVREAIRQLAQTGLVVLIPRRGAYVALPTVQDALDLYELRSGLELIAMERACKNPPLEELQACLSIFRNATDAIPVTVFLEGDRRFHAAISAASHNRYLQEVLENISDQINLCRHYSVVKLPLGTSSLEHVTIIEAMMAGDRDKAVATLRDHLARARDALVEVLRLHDSERA is encoded by the coding sequence ATGGACAGCCCCCTCTCACCGGCCCGGAACACCGACCTGAGACAGATCGTCTACGAAAAAATCAAGGAAGCCATCGTCAACGGCATCATCCCGCCGGGACAGCGCCTCAGCGAGGTCGAGCTGGCCGATCAGCTCGCCGTCTCCCGCACTCCCGTCCGTGAGGCCATCCGTCAACTCGCCCAGACGGGGCTGGTCGTCCTCATCCCCCGCCGCGGAGCCTATGTGGCCCTTCCCACCGTTCAGGACGCCCTCGACCTCTACGAGCTGCGCTCGGGACTGGAACTGATCGCCATGGAGCGGGCCTGCAAGAACCCCCCGCTGGAAGAACTTCAGGCCTGCCTGTCCATCTTCAGGAATGCCACCGACGCCATTCCCGTCACCGTCTTTCTCGAAGGGGACCGCCGTTTCCACGCCGCCATCAGCGCCGCCTCGCACAACCGATACCTCCAGGAAGTCCTGGAGAACATCTCCGACCAGATCAACCTCTGCCGTCACTACTCCGTCGTGAAACTGCCCCTCGGCACCTCCTCTCTGGAGCATGTGACCATCATCGAGGCCATGATGGCCGGCGACAGGGACAAGGCCGTCGCCACCCTGAGAGATCACCTGGCCCGTGCGCGGGACGCCCTCGTCGAGGTCCTGCGCCTCCACGACAGCGAAAGGGCCTGA
- a CDS encoding glycosyltransferase family 2 protein, whose translation MDLSVNVAILSCNRGAYLREAVASLFDQIKVPRKVFVFDNGSDESVAEAVRPWIESGQVLWRGSETNRGVHWNLARAFSQGGEGSDCLYVMHDDDRLCPSFLERQTAFLAQNPCVVAVACNAWEIDGEGRRMSGCLHNPKRREDREIFPDLPAMVRLYTKTFMAFPSVVYRSQAAARATVRADFGQLVDVVLLTEMARTGALAYVNEVLWEYRVHGGQDSSSFRERDWLLLEGYYRERAREFPELKFAVAAYLARRRLSRLWKRLRRRGRP comes from the coding sequence ATGGACCTGTCCGTCAACGTGGCCATCCTTTCCTGCAACCGAGGCGCTTACCTCAGGGAGGCCGTCGCCTCTCTCTTCGACCAGATCAAGGTTCCCCGGAAGGTCTTCGTCTTCGATAACGGCAGCGACGAATCCGTCGCCGAGGCCGTCCGGCCCTGGATCGAATCGGGACAGGTCCTGTGGCGGGGCTCGGAGACGAACCGGGGCGTCCACTGGAACCTGGCCCGAGCCTTCTCCCAGGGCGGCGAGGGCAGCGACTGTCTCTACGTCATGCACGACGACGACCGCCTCTGCCCCTCCTTCCTGGAGCGCCAGACGGCCTTCCTCGCCCAAAACCCTTGCGTCGTCGCCGTCGCCTGCAACGCCTGGGAGATCGACGGGGAGGGGCGGCGGATGAGTGGGTGTCTTCACAACCCGAAAAGGCGGGAAGACCGGGAGATTTTTCCCGACCTGCCCGCCATGGTGCGCCTTTATACGAAGACCTTCATGGCCTTCCCCTCCGTCGTCTACCGCTCTCAGGCGGCGGCCCGGGCCACGGTCCGGGCCGATTTCGGCCAGCTCGTCGACGTCGTCCTCCTGACGGAGATGGCCCGGACGGGAGCTCTGGCCTACGTCAACGAGGTCCTCTGGGAGTACCGCGTCCACGGGGGACAGGACTCGTCGTCCTTCCGGGAACGGGACTGGCTCCTGCTGGAGGGCTACTACCGCGAGAGGGCCCGTGAGTTTCCGGAGCTGAAGTTTGCCGTCGCCGCCTATCTGGCCCGTCGCCGTCTCTCGCGGCTGTGGAAGAGGCTCAGGAGGAGAGGGCGTCCATAA
- a CDS encoding isocitrate/isopropylmalate dehydrogenase family protein encodes MASRNVMKVKEKKDRYQVCYMAGDDSGFDMMEGALLTLEAMDLPIDWIRADLGWCMWEKSIAKFGEGDPRCNTVPPETIEAIKKTDATLMAAITSKPGVKGFKSAILQMRQLFDLYINFRPAKTLPGVGTPLKGDPKIDVVMFRENTEDLYSAVEFRPLPAEMYEVHKGMERFKTKGEVAVSWRVYSEEGCERIIRAAFEYAKAVGRKKITNCNKANVIRATDGMMKEIFFKVAKDYPEIEAVEENADATAMWLIKNPQDYDVVVASNVFGDILSDEASQLTGGLGFAPSGNIGATTAIFEPSSGSVPKYAHQYRVNPCGILLTAKMMLDYLGLEDQGARLEKAIGEVLVEGKVLTYDVLRDFRHDPDWEKNAASTIEMAAAVGQKLNPQFTGKRLEEAKAKVKAMCDWTKTVGYED; translated from the coding sequence ATGGCCAGCCGCAACGTCATGAAGGTCAAGGAGAAGAAGGATCGCTACCAGGTCTGTTACATGGCGGGCGACGACTCGGGCTTCGACATGATGGAGGGCGCCCTGCTCACCCTCGAAGCCATGGATCTGCCCATCGACTGGATCCGGGCCGACCTGGGCTGGTGCATGTGGGAGAAGTCCATCGCCAAGTTCGGCGAGGGCGATCCCCGGTGCAACACCGTTCCGCCCGAGACGATCGAGGCCATCAAGAAGACCGACGCCACCCTCATGGCCGCCATCACCTCCAAGCCGGGCGTGAAGGGCTTCAAGTCGGCCATCCTCCAGATGCGCCAGCTCTTCGACCTCTACATCAACTTCCGCCCCGCCAAGACCCTCCCCGGCGTCGGCACCCCCCTCAAGGGCGACCCCAAGATCGACGTCGTCATGTTCCGGGAAAACACGGAAGACCTCTACTCGGCCGTCGAGTTCCGCCCCCTTCCCGCCGAGATGTACGAGGTCCACAAGGGAATGGAGCGCTTCAAGACCAAGGGTGAAGTGGCCGTCTCCTGGCGCGTCTACTCCGAAGAGGGCTGCGAGCGGATCATCCGCGCCGCCTTCGAGTACGCCAAGGCCGTGGGCCGCAAGAAGATCACCAACTGCAACAAGGCCAACGTCATCCGCGCCACCGACGGCATGATGAAGGAGATCTTCTTCAAGGTCGCCAAGGACTATCCCGAGATCGAAGCCGTCGAGGAGAACGCCGACGCCACGGCCATGTGGCTCATCAAGAATCCCCAGGACTACGACGTCGTCGTCGCCAGCAACGTCTTCGGCGACATCCTCTCCGACGAGGCCAGCCAGCTCACGGGCGGCCTGGGATTCGCCCCCAGCGGCAACATCGGCGCGACGACGGCCATCTTCGAGCCCAGCAGCGGATCGGTGCCCAAGTACGCCCACCAGTACCGCGTCAATCCCTGCGGCATCCTTCTGACAGCCAAGATGATGCTCGACTATCTGGGCCTCGAAGACCAGGGCGCCCGCCTCGAAAAGGCCATCGGCGAAGTCCTCGTCGAGGGCAAGGTCCTCACCTACGACGTGCTCCGCGACTTCCGCCACGACCCCGACTGGGAGAAGAACGCCGCCTCCACCATCGAGATGGCCGCCGCCGTCGGCCAGAAACTCAACCCCCAGTTCACGGGCAAGCGCCTCGAAGAGGCCAAGGCCAAGGTCAAGGCCATGTGCGACTGGACCAAGACCGTCGGCTACGAGGACTAA
- a CDS encoding S-layer homology domain-containing protein produces MKKFFALVAVAVLVAFAAPALAANPFMDVPMNHWAYDAVSQLTSHGVITGYPDGTFKGNQPMTRYELATLVARALAVVDMDKASKQDVEMLKKLVVEFKDELDALGVKVDELDSRVAVLEDNLGGWKLWGEFRFDAKWAGESGQYDDEYTLKGDTEFDLNRYRLWISKQIDDNTKFVARIGNSSGNLSWQRYYVEMKLGYDITMTAGQWLFDWEDESGLYVDEDAWFTDITVKGFWFAKDFGMADVQAIVAHNDDRLVGDGDYMLYGLRANFNFNEQFRFALQGLAKSYDDPNGLGLNQDESVYWADFAFNFNPNIAFKGAYFVEDLDTAYRANEDSPKAFKAIVDVKQEAFGFTSLWLEYAKLDEGFNVWNANNAGDAFAYDAYGASVLINRNWDETDILFAYLTQKWNDKWTTFERYLQAEYDTTGVDDAKNWTFGVRYQHTPAVMFELSYDDVDWGDSTLAGTRTGDDHVVRFRTHVKF; encoded by the coding sequence ATGAAAAAGTTCTTTGCTCTGGTGGCCGTGGCCGTTCTCGTGGCCTTCGCCGCTCCCGCTCTTGCCGCCAATCCGTTCATGGATGTTCCCATGAATCATTGGGCCTATGATGCCGTCAGCCAGCTCACCTCCCACGGCGTCATCACCGGTTACCCCGACGGCACCTTCAAGGGCAACCAGCCCATGACCCGCTACGAGCTCGCCACCCTCGTGGCCCGCGCCCTGGCCGTCGTCGACATGGACAAGGCCAGCAAGCAGGATGTGGAGATGCTCAAGAAGCTCGTCGTCGAGTTCAAGGACGAGCTCGATGCCCTCGGCGTGAAGGTCGACGAGCTCGACAGCCGCGTCGCCGTCCTCGAGGACAACCTCGGCGGATGGAAGCTCTGGGGCGAGTTCCGCTTCGATGCCAAGTGGGCCGGCGAGTCCGGTCAGTATGATGACGAGTACACGCTGAAGGGCGACACCGAGTTCGACCTCAACCGCTACCGTCTGTGGATCAGCAAGCAGATCGACGACAACACCAAGTTCGTCGCCCGTATCGGCAACTCCAGCGGCAACCTCAGCTGGCAGCGCTACTACGTCGAGATGAAGCTCGGCTACGACATCACCATGACGGCCGGCCAGTGGCTCTTCGACTGGGAAGACGAGTCCGGTCTCTATGTCGACGAGGATGCCTGGTTCACCGATATCACCGTCAAGGGCTTCTGGTTCGCCAAGGACTTTGGCATGGCTGACGTCCAGGCCATCGTCGCCCACAACGACGACCGCCTCGTCGGCGACGGCGACTACATGCTCTACGGTCTGCGGGCCAACTTCAACTTCAACGAGCAGTTCCGCTTCGCCCTCCAGGGCCTGGCCAAGAGCTACGACGATCCCAACGGCCTGGGTCTGAACCAGGACGAGTCCGTCTACTGGGCCGACTTCGCCTTCAACTTCAACCCCAACATCGCCTTCAAGGGCGCCTACTTCGTTGAGGACCTCGACACGGCCTACCGTGCCAACGAGGACAGTCCCAAGGCTTTCAAGGCCATCGTCGACGTGAAGCAGGAGGCCTTCGGCTTCACCAGCCTCTGGCTCGAATACGCCAAGCTCGATGAGGGCTTCAACGTGTGGAACGCCAACAACGCCGGCGACGCGTTCGCCTACGACGCCTACGGTGCTTCCGTGCTTATCAACCGCAACTGGGATGAGACCGATATCCTCTTCGCCTACCTCACCCAGAAGTGGAACGACAAGTGGACCACCTTCGAGCGTTACCTCCAGGCCGAGTACGACACCACCGGCGTCGACGACGCCAAGAACTGGACCTTCGGCGTCCGCTACCAGCACACGCCGGCTGTCATGTTCGAGCTCTCCTACGATGATGTTGACTGGGGCGACAGCACCCTCGCCGGCACCCGGACGGGCGACGACCATGTCGTTCGCTTCCGCACCCACGTCAAGTTCTAA
- a CDS encoding YdcF family protein: MTFFLYKLAGSFATPPGLIVALLLLCALMAFRRPRKPLLGSSLLLLTTLLYLLSAPASSRRLLAPLEDVESTLPEAGHRAAIVVLAAGVWEGADGERELKPHTLQRLVGAWELARNRSWPIILSGGSLRGGDETLAEAMARRLILWGFQGPLVLEGRSRTTWENLARSAPLLAAEAITDVVVVTHAYHMRRALLSAGKALPGLTLHAWPVGRLADGRTPTALDLLPDGSALFQSCLALREWLGLMAYRLYL, from the coding sequence ATGACCTTCTTCCTTTACAAGCTCGCAGGAAGTTTCGCCACCCCCCCGGGCCTCATCGTCGCCCTTCTTCTCCTCTGCGCCCTCATGGCCTTCCGAAGGCCGCGGAAACCGCTCCTGGGGTCATCCCTGCTCCTCCTCACGACCTTGCTCTACCTGCTCTCGGCTCCCGCATCGAGCCGCCGTCTCCTCGCGCCTCTGGAGGACGTCGAATCCACCCTGCCCGAGGCGGGACATCGTGCCGCCATCGTCGTCCTCGCCGCAGGCGTCTGGGAGGGAGCCGACGGAGAGCGGGAACTCAAACCCCACACCCTCCAACGCCTCGTCGGAGCCTGGGAGCTGGCTCGAAACCGGAGCTGGCCCATCATCCTCTCCGGAGGCTCCCTCCGCGGAGGGGACGAAACCTTGGCCGAAGCCATGGCCCGGCGACTGATCCTATGGGGCTTCCAAGGTCCCCTCGTCCTCGAAGGCCGATCTCGGACCACCTGGGAAAACCTGGCCCGATCGGCGCCTCTGCTCGCGGCGGAGGCGATCACCGACGTCGTCGTCGTCACCCATGCCTACCATATGAGACGAGCTCTCCTCAGCGCCGGGAAAGCCCTTCCCGGCCTGACCCTCCACGCCTGGCCCGTGGGACGCCTGGCCGACGGGAGGACCCCTACGGCCCTCGACCTGCTTCCCGACGGGAGCGCCCTTTTTCAGTCCTGCCTCGCCCTCCGGGAATGGCTGGGGCTGATGGCCTACCGTCTCTACCTTTGA